The Paenibacillus uliginis N3/975 genome has a window encoding:
- a CDS encoding phosphoglycerate kinase, with protein sequence MNKKSVRDVEVSGKRVFVRVDFNVPLEDGKITDDTRIRETLPTIKYLVEKGAKVILASHMGRPKGQVVDSMRLTPASERLSELLGKPVAKADEAVGDAVKAQIANMKDGDVLVLENVRFYPGEEKNDPELAKQFAELADLFVNDAFGAAHRAHASTEGIAHLLPAVSGLLMEKELSVLSKALSNPDRPFTAIIGGSKVKDKIDVINNLLTLADNVIIGGGLAYTFFKAQGHEIGQSLCDDSKLDTALGFIEKAKELGKNFYLPEDIVVSDDFSADANTNIVDIDGIPADWEGVDIGPKTRAKYAEVIKNSKLVVWNGPMGVFEIEPFSNGTREVAQACADTEAYTIIGGGDSAAAAEKFHLADKMDHISTGGGASLEFMEGKELPGVVALNDK encoded by the coding sequence ATGAACAAGAAAAGTGTACGTGATGTGGAAGTAAGCGGCAAACGGGTGTTTGTCCGCGTCGATTTCAATGTACCCCTCGAGGATGGAAAGATTACCGATGATACTCGGATTCGTGAAACCCTGCCGACCATTAAATATTTGGTGGAAAAAGGCGCTAAAGTTATTTTGGCTAGCCATATGGGACGTCCGAAAGGTCAAGTAGTAGATTCCATGCGTTTGACACCTGCTAGCGAACGTTTGTCCGAGCTTCTTGGCAAACCGGTAGCGAAAGCAGATGAAGCGGTTGGGGATGCAGTAAAAGCACAAATTGCTAACATGAAGGACGGCGACGTTCTTGTGCTTGAAAACGTTCGTTTCTATCCTGGTGAAGAGAAGAATGATCCGGAGCTTGCGAAGCAGTTCGCTGAGCTTGCAGATCTGTTCGTCAATGACGCTTTTGGTGCAGCACACCGTGCACATGCATCGACTGAAGGAATTGCGCATCTTCTTCCGGCTGTATCCGGCTTGCTGATGGAGAAAGAGCTGTCTGTATTGAGCAAAGCCCTTTCCAACCCGGATCGTCCATTTACCGCGATTATTGGCGGCTCGAAGGTTAAAGACAAAATCGATGTGATCAACAACCTGCTTACGCTGGCTGACAACGTCATTATCGGCGGTGGACTTGCTTACACGTTCTTCAAAGCTCAAGGCCATGAAATCGGTCAATCCCTCTGCGATGATTCCAAACTGGATACCGCACTGGGCTTTATCGAGAAAGCAAAAGAATTGGGCAAGAACTTCTACCTCCCGGAAGACATTGTTGTTTCGGATGATTTCAGTGCCGATGCCAACACGAATATTGTTGATATCGACGGCATTCCTGCAGATTGGGAAGGCGTAGACATCGGACCGAAAACACGTGCGAAATATGCAGAGGTTATCAAAAACTCGAAGCTGGTTGTATGGAACGGGCCTATGGGCGTATTCGAAATCGAACCGTTCTCGAACGGTACTCGTGAAGTAGCTCAAGCTTGTGCAGACACAGAAGCTTACACGATTATCGGTGGCGGTGATTCCGCAGCAGCTGCAGAGAAGTTCCACTTGGCTGACAAGATGGACCACATCTCTACAGGCGGCGGCGCATCTCTTGAGTTTATGGAAGGTAAAGAGCTTCCTGGTGTTGTGGCACTGAACGATAAGTAG
- the gap gene encoding type I glyceraldehyde-3-phosphate dehydrogenase — MVKVGINGFGRIGRNVFRAALDSSEVEIVAINDLTDVSTLAHLLKYDTTHGKLNATVEAKEGAIVVNGREIKVFAERNPENLPWGQHGVEIVVESTGIFTAKDKAEAHLKGGAKKVIISAPATNEDITIVMGVNEDKYDPANHTVISNASCTTNCLAPFAKVLDENFGIVKGMMTTVHSYTNDQQVLDLPHKDLRRARAAAENIIPSTTGAAKAVSLVLPQLKGKLNGMAMRVPTKNVSVTDLVIETSKNVTREDVNNALKAAANGPLKGIMNYSEEPLVSSDYNTDPASSTIDSLSTMVVGDNMVKVVSWYDNEWGYSNRVVDLAAYIASKGL; from the coding sequence ATGGTTAAAGTAGGTATTAACGGTTTTGGACGTATTGGACGTAACGTGTTCCGCGCAGCGCTCGACAGCAGCGAGGTTGAAATCGTAGCAATCAACGATTTGACAGACGTAAGCACGCTGGCACACCTTTTGAAATATGACACAACTCACGGCAAGCTCAATGCTACTGTTGAAGCTAAAGAAGGCGCAATCGTAGTTAACGGCCGCGAAATCAAAGTATTTGCAGAGCGTAACCCAGAAAACTTGCCTTGGGGACAACACGGTGTTGAAATCGTTGTTGAATCTACAGGTATCTTCACAGCTAAAGATAAAGCTGAAGCTCACCTGAAGGGCGGCGCTAAGAAAGTTATTATCTCCGCTCCTGCTACTAACGAAGATATCACAATCGTTATGGGCGTTAACGAAGATAAATACGATCCAGCTAACCACACTGTAATCTCCAACGCTTCTTGCACAACGAACTGCTTGGCTCCATTTGCAAAAGTTCTGGACGAAAACTTTGGTATCGTAAAAGGTATGATGACTACTGTTCACTCTTACACGAATGACCAGCAAGTACTCGACCTGCCACACAAAGACCTTCGTCGTGCTCGTGCAGCAGCTGAGAACATCATTCCTTCCACAACTGGCGCAGCTAAAGCGGTTAGCTTGGTTCTGCCACAACTGAAAGGCAAATTGAATGGTATGGCTATGCGTGTACCTACGAAGAACGTTTCCGTAACGGACCTCGTAATTGAAACATCCAAAAACGTTACTAGAGAAGACGTTAACAACGCTCTGAAAGCAGCTGCTAACGGTCCTTTGAAAGGTATCATGAACTACTCCGAAGAGCCGCTTGTATCCAGCGACTACAATACAGATCCAGCTTCTTCCACTATCGACTCCCTGTCCACTATGGTTGTAGGTGACAACATGGTGAAAGTCGTTTCTTGGTATGACAACGAGTGGGGCTATTCCAACCGTGTCGTTGACCTCGCTGCTTACATCGCAAGCAAAGGTCTGTAA
- a CDS encoding sugar-binding transcriptional regulator encodes MRNLLEIQEQLLPDLMDTLKRRYTILHQIKLSGIVGRRTLAASLAMTERVLRAETDLLKAQGLIEIETLGMRVSSAGTNLLEQLEPVMKDLFGLADLEEKIREAYGLRKVVIVPGDSESSTDVKRELGRAGARALLCFVDNGDIIAVTGGSTLAEVAEQMTPSSVGPLKGSWFVPARGGLGESMEIQANTIASKMAKKVGAEYRLLHVPDLLSDDAYQSLVQDQHIQEIVDVIRRSCVIVHGIGDAMEMAHRRKLDEKSIQDLKAEGAIAESFGYYFSEEGTVVHKMLTLGLRLEDIMRTETIIGIAGGRSKARAIHAVLKFGHEDILVIDEAAALEIEKRLDQTAEQ; translated from the coding sequence ATGCGTAATTTATTAGAAATACAAGAGCAGCTTCTGCCCGATCTCATGGACACTCTCAAACGAAGGTATACGATCCTTCATCAGATCAAGCTATCCGGAATTGTTGGGCGCAGGACACTTGCAGCATCGCTGGCAATGACCGAACGTGTGCTGAGGGCCGAAACGGACCTCTTGAAAGCACAGGGGTTGATCGAGATTGAGACGCTTGGGATGAGGGTCAGCAGTGCCGGAACGAACTTGCTGGAGCAGCTCGAGCCGGTGATGAAGGACCTGTTCGGATTAGCTGACCTGGAAGAAAAAATCCGCGAGGCTTATGGGCTACGCAAAGTGGTTATTGTCCCGGGTGACAGTGAGTCTTCAACCGATGTGAAACGTGAGCTTGGCAGAGCTGGAGCAAGAGCGCTTCTGTGCTTTGTCGACAACGGAGACATTATCGCGGTAACAGGTGGATCGACGCTCGCCGAAGTGGCGGAGCAGATGACACCGTCGTCGGTCGGTCCTTTGAAAGGTTCGTGGTTCGTACCCGCAAGAGGTGGCTTGGGTGAGAGCATGGAGATTCAAGCGAATACCATCGCATCCAAGATGGCCAAGAAGGTGGGAGCCGAATATCGGCTACTGCATGTACCTGACCTGCTGAGTGACGATGCTTATCAGTCACTTGTCCAAGATCAGCATATCCAAGAAATTGTGGATGTTATACGAAGATCATGTGTGATTGTTCATGGCATCGGAGATGCTATGGAGATGGCTCATCGCCGGAAGCTTGACGAGAAATCGATTCAGGACTTGAAAGCGGAAGGAGCCATTGCCGAATCCTTTGGCTACTATTTCAGTGAAGAAGGTACGGTCGTCCACAAAATGCTTACCCTTGGGCTGCGGCTTGAGGACATTATGCGTACAGAGACGATTATCGGAATCGCAGGTGGACGCAGCAAGGCCAGAGCTATTCACGCCGTATTGAAATTCGGACACGAGGATATTCTTGTTATCGATGAGGCCGCAGCGCTAGAAATTGAGAAGCGGTTGGATCAAACGGCGGAGCAGTAA
- a CDS encoding DegV family protein, translating into MNQVRVLADSAIDLPRSVLEELNITGLPIIVTQDQNQYEDGVTIQPKQMFDGMRQGLVYKTSQVPMERFQQIFTAIAESGEEAIYIAFSSELSGTYASSRMMLDMVKEDYPDAAIDIIDSKCASLGFGLVVEQAARWAAEGVSRERLVSKVRALAAGLEHVFTVDDLEYLYRGGRVSKSSVVIGGLLNIKPVLHVEDGKLIPVDKVRGRKKSIQRLADLLEQRANLEDKDQLIGIAHGDDVEAMEMLKQIISERFGMHNIMTGSIGCAIGAHSGPGTLALFFRSRTYTEAD; encoded by the coding sequence ATGAATCAGGTTCGTGTCCTTGCTGACAGCGCGATCGATCTTCCCCGGTCCGTTCTGGAGGAGCTGAACATCACAGGGCTGCCGATAATCGTAACTCAGGATCAGAATCAATACGAGGACGGCGTTACTATACAACCGAAGCAAATGTTCGATGGTATGCGCCAGGGTCTGGTGTACAAAACGTCCCAAGTTCCGATGGAGCGGTTCCAGCAGATATTCACAGCCATCGCAGAATCCGGCGAAGAGGCGATCTACATTGCATTCTCTTCCGAGTTATCGGGTACATACGCATCCTCACGGATGATGCTCGATATGGTGAAGGAGGATTATCCTGACGCAGCGATAGATATCATCGATTCCAAATGCGCCTCCTTGGGCTTCGGCCTCGTCGTCGAACAAGCGGCGCGCTGGGCGGCCGAGGGGGTGTCCCGCGAGCGTCTCGTCTCCAAGGTGCGCGCTTTGGCCGCGGGGCTGGAACATGTATTCACCGTGGATGATCTGGAATACTTGTACCGCGGGGGCCGGGTAAGCAAATCCTCCGTCGTTATCGGGGGCTTGCTGAACATTAAGCCGGTACTGCATGTGGAGGATGGAAAGCTTATTCCTGTAGATAAGGTCAGAGGAAGGAAGAAGTCGATTCAGCGGCTGGCCGACCTACTGGAGCAGCGCGCCAATCTGGAAGACAAGGATCAACTGATCGGCATCGCCCACGGCGACGACGTGGAAGCGATGGAGATGCTGAAGCAAATCATAAGCGAACGGTTCGGGATGCATAACATCATGACCGGCTCGATCGGCTGCGCCATCGGCGCCCATTCTGGTCCGGGCACGCTCGCCCTGTTCTTCCGCAGCCGCACCTATACGGAAGCTGATTAA
- a CDS encoding serine hydrolase gives MTSRSRTICRSYAIRAYKDVTIKQVLQMSSGIQFNEDYADESSDLNRLAYEMAANNQSISEYVTTLPRSSEPGTFVYKSIDTHILVMLIEEATSLPSMGEGIGHAGPERA, from the coding sequence TTGACGAGCCGGTCACGAACTATTTGCCGCAGCTACGCGATTCGGGCTTATAAGGATGTTACGATCAAGCAAGTGCTGCAAATGTCTTCCGGCATTCAATTCAATGAAGACTATGCGGATGAGTCGTCCGATTTGAACCGATTGGCCTATGAAATGGCCGCAAATAACCAGTCGATCTCAGAATATGTGACCACATTGCCCCGCTCCTCCGAACCGGGAACGTTTGTATATAAGAGCATTGATACCCATATTTTAGTGATGTTGATAGAGGAAGCAACTTCTCTCCCGTCAATGGGTGAAGGAATCGGTCACGCCGGACCGGAAAGAGCTTGA
- a CDS encoding serine hydrolase — MFLRPLLREQAVDSACHLYLNKGKKRKVSELLKRTETSGLLVLKDGSIVSENYYRGNRQCQRNLSMSVSKSFMSSLIGFALQDGKIKSVDEPVTNYLPQLRDSGL; from the coding sequence ATGTTTTTGCGTCCGCTGCTACGAGAACAAGCAGTCGATTCAGCATGTCACCTATACTTAAATAAGGGTAAGAAAAGAAAAGTAAGCGAACTGTTGAAGCGGACGGAGACATCCGGCTTGCTCGTGCTGAAGGACGGCAGCATTGTCAGTGAAAACTACTATCGGGGCAACCGCCAATGCCAGCGGAACTTATCCATGTCTGTATCCAAGTCGTTCATGTCCTCCTTAATCGGGTTCGCTTTGCAGGACGGGAAGATAAAAAGCGTTGACGAGCCGGTCACGAACTATTTGCCGCAGCTACGCGATTCGGGCTTATAA
- the clpP gene encoding ATP-dependent Clp endopeptidase proteolytic subunit ClpP, producing the protein MSFIPMVVEQSNRGERAYDIYSRLLKDRIIFLGSDVNDVVANAIIAQMLFLAAEDPEKDIHLYINSPGGSITAGMAIFDTMQFIKPDVSTICVGMAASMGAFLLNAGAKGKRFALPNSEIMIHQPLGGAQGQATDIEIRARRILKMRDKLNHILAERTGQPLERIEKDTDRDYFMTASEAKEYGLVDQVLEKTPSQGI; encoded by the coding sequence ATGAGTTTTATACCTATGGTCGTTGAACAGAGCAACCGCGGTGAGCGGGCGTACGACATCTATTCCAGATTGCTGAAAGACCGCATTATCTTCCTCGGCTCCGACGTAAACGACGTTGTTGCCAATGCCATCATTGCACAAATGCTGTTCTTGGCAGCAGAGGATCCTGAGAAGGACATTCATCTTTACATCAATAGCCCTGGCGGATCCATTACTGCTGGTATGGCTATTTTTGATACAATGCAGTTTATCAAGCCTGACGTGTCCACCATCTGCGTCGGTATGGCTGCTTCCATGGGGGCTTTCCTGCTGAATGCTGGAGCTAAAGGCAAGCGATTCGCGCTGCCGAACAGCGAAATTATGATTCACCAGCCTCTGGGCGGAGCACAGGGACAAGCGACGGATATTGAAATCCGTGCTCGCCGCATTCTGAAAATGCGCGATAAGCTGAACCACATCCTTGCAGAGCGTACCGGCCAACCGCTGGAACGTATTGAGAAGGATACCGATCGAGACTATTTCATGACGGCTAGTGAGGCTAAAGAATACGGTCTCGTTGACCAAGTGCTTGAAAAGACACCATCACAAGGCATTTAA
- a CDS encoding PdaC/SigV domain-containing protein, with product MGNKMKYGAAVVAAGVLLGGLGWSGQVVDASSSKAKVTVAAQKSAKSEIALKWNGKALTQKGMLDNGTVFVPATAIRDALGIPLKYDAKNRTYTIGNGYNKLSAAVYANNEIYLTVNGYDVGEPGGKIVNGRLYIPYKVLNEYMGVQGQWNSSLKSLSMTPKKQNSITIKSATLKKKVLNVEAVANYPVVSGLENEQAQTEINKVLKKNAEDVITAAEGNVGTQPPSGTKYPYEFQGDFVVHYNAQGLLSITAYDYTYTGGAHGMTFRNSFTFSLKDGKQLKLGDVINMQSKNKQKLNNLVLNKMKKDGGYLGGFKSVPADADFYLKDNAAVLYFQLYDYTAYAYGFPQFELNLKEWK from the coding sequence ATGGGGAACAAAATGAAGTATGGTGCAGCAGTCGTTGCGGCGGGTGTGTTACTCGGTGGTCTTGGTTGGAGTGGACAAGTGGTGGATGCCAGCTCATCTAAAGCTAAAGTGACCGTAGCAGCTCAAAAATCTGCCAAATCGGAAATTGCACTGAAATGGAACGGCAAGGCCTTAACCCAGAAGGGGATGCTGGATAATGGCACGGTTTTTGTACCTGCTACAGCAATACGTGATGCACTTGGTATCCCGTTAAAATATGATGCGAAAAACAGAACTTATACCATTGGCAATGGCTACAACAAACTGAGTGCAGCTGTCTACGCTAATAATGAAATCTACCTTACCGTGAACGGATATGATGTAGGGGAGCCAGGAGGCAAGATTGTGAATGGCCGCCTATATATCCCGTATAAAGTACTGAATGAGTACATGGGTGTTCAGGGACAATGGAATTCATCTCTTAAATCACTCAGCATGACCCCGAAGAAGCAAAATTCGATTACGATCAAGTCGGCGACGTTGAAGAAGAAGGTTCTAAATGTGGAGGCTGTTGCGAATTATCCAGTGGTGAGCGGGCTTGAAAATGAACAGGCTCAGACCGAAATCAACAAGGTGCTGAAAAAGAACGCGGAGGACGTAATTACCGCGGCTGAAGGAAACGTTGGAACGCAACCTCCATCCGGAACGAAATATCCGTATGAGTTTCAAGGGGATTTTGTAGTTCACTACAACGCACAAGGGTTGCTGAGCATCACGGCTTATGACTACACTTACACTGGTGGTGCTCACGGTATGACTTTCCGCAACAGCTTTACGTTCTCGTTGAAGGATGGTAAACAACTTAAGCTTGGCGATGTCATCAACATGCAGAGCAAGAACAAGCAGAAGCTGAACAATCTCGTGTTGAACAAGATGAAGAAGGACGGAGGCTACCTCGGCGGATTTAAAAGCGTGCCTGCCGATGCTGATTTCTACCTGAAGGATAACGCAGCAGTTCTGTACTTCCAATTGTACGACTACACAGCTTATGCTTATGGATTCCCTCAGTTTGAGCTTAACTTGAAGGAATGGAAGTAA
- a CDS encoding polyamine ABC transporter substrate-binding protein, translating into MKKSRWTRLLLAGMLAVVSITSLAACGSEKETLHIYSWADNFDPEVLKDFEKEFDVKVTYDNYANNEDLLAKIRAGGGGYDLIQPSDYMVKTMINMDLLEPLDKNNIPNMENIADTFKDPDFDPGNKYSIVYMSGVTGIAYNKKYVKEEIKSWNDLWNPAYKGKVLLLDDNREVIGMALKKQGKSNSSTDEAEIGAAVDDLKTLLPNVLAFDTDNIKQKMIQEEGWIATVWSGDASFIAKENPDVGYVVPEEGGTIFSDNYAIPKGAKNKELAEKFMNYMLDPKVSAKNYEFIGYSNPNAKAMEFHSEEYRSDKMINLTEDELKRTEWLSDVGESLQIYDRFWTELKSGR; encoded by the coding sequence TTGAAAAAATCGAGATGGACCCGTCTGCTGCTGGCAGGCATGCTCGCTGTGGTGTCGATAACATCCTTGGCGGCTTGTGGCTCTGAAAAGGAAACCTTGCACATTTACAGCTGGGCTGACAACTTTGACCCAGAGGTGCTGAAGGATTTTGAGAAGGAATTTGACGTCAAGGTAACGTACGACAATTACGCGAACAATGAGGACCTGCTGGCGAAGATTAGAGCTGGCGGTGGCGGATATGACTTGATCCAGCCTTCGGATTATATGGTGAAGACCATGATCAACATGGATCTGCTAGAGCCGCTTGATAAGAATAATATCCCGAACATGGAGAACATTGCGGATACATTTAAGGATCCGGATTTTGATCCGGGTAATAAATATTCCATCGTGTATATGTCCGGTGTGACGGGAATCGCATATAACAAGAAGTATGTTAAAGAAGAAATTAAGAGCTGGAATGATCTGTGGAATCCGGCTTACAAAGGAAAGGTGCTGCTGCTTGACGACAACCGTGAAGTGATCGGTATGGCTCTCAAGAAGCAGGGCAAATCCAACAGTTCCACGGATGAAGCAGAGATTGGAGCAGCTGTGGATGATCTGAAGACATTGCTGCCGAACGTGCTTGCTTTTGACACGGACAATATTAAGCAAAAAATGATTCAAGAGGAAGGCTGGATTGCAACCGTATGGTCTGGTGATGCTTCCTTTATCGCGAAAGAGAACCCTGATGTGGGCTATGTTGTACCTGAAGAGGGTGGAACGATCTTCTCCGATAACTACGCTATTCCAAAAGGCGCTAAAAACAAGGAACTGGCTGAGAAGTTTATGAACTATATGCTAGATCCGAAAGTTAGTGCGAAAAACTACGAATTCATCGGCTACAGCAATCCGAACGCTAAAGCGATGGAATTCCACAGTGAGGAATACCGTAGTGACAAGATGATCAATCTGACAGAAGATGAGCTTAAGCGAACCGAATGGCTCAGTGATGTCGGAGAGTCTCTGCAAATTTATGACCGCTTCTGGACAGAACTGAAGAGCGGAAGATAA
- a CDS encoding ABC transporter permease, translated as MKKRNHPLLGFHSFLMMAFIYVPIIMIIIFSFNDTRLSGNWEGFTFDWYVSLFTNRHVMEALMNSLTVAVVSTIISTVLGTLAALSLRNLGKKGRSGMNGLLYLPVIIPDIIMGLSLLVLFTQLNIPSGKATIIIAHITFSLSYVYVVVTARLANMGKQLEEAALDLGATRWQTFRHVTLPQISPGIIAGALIAFTLSLDDFMVSFFVAGPSSTTLPIYIYAQVKRGISPEINALCTLLILVSVTLILLAQYFLNRGKGQKKHKTLPI; from the coding sequence ATGAAGAAACGAAATCACCCTCTGCTTGGATTTCACTCGTTCCTAATGATGGCGTTCATCTATGTGCCGATCATTATGATCATCATCTTTTCCTTTAACGATACGCGGCTCAGTGGTAACTGGGAAGGCTTTACGTTTGATTGGTACGTATCTCTGTTCACCAATAGACACGTCATGGAAGCTCTTATGAACAGCTTGACGGTCGCCGTCGTATCGACGATTATATCTACTGTTCTTGGTACGCTCGCGGCTTTATCTCTTCGCAATCTGGGGAAGAAGGGCCGCAGCGGCATGAACGGACTGCTGTACCTGCCGGTTATCATCCCGGATATCATTATGGGTCTGTCATTGCTCGTGCTGTTCACACAGCTGAATATACCTTCAGGCAAGGCAACCATCATTATTGCTCATATTACATTCAGTCTGTCTTATGTATATGTAGTGGTGACGGCTCGTCTGGCTAATATGGGTAAGCAGCTGGAGGAAGCGGCATTAGATCTGGGAGCTACCCGTTGGCAGACGTTTCGTCATGTTACCCTGCCGCAGATTTCTCCGGGGATTATCGCCGGGGCTTTGATTGCGTTCACGTTGTCGCTCGATGATTTTATGGTTAGTTTCTTTGTAGCCGGACCGAGCTCGACTACGCTCCCGATTTATATTTACGCTCAGGTGAAGCGGGGCATTTCCCCGGAAATTAACGCGCTCTGTACACTGCTGATTTTGGTGAGTGTGACCTTGATCCTGCTCGCGCAATATTTCCTTAATCGGGGCAAGGGTCAGAAGAAACACAAGACACTGCCGATCTAA
- a CDS encoding ABC transporter permease, with amino-acid sequence MRKSKFLLTPVLLWLSLFLIIPMLIVVGISFLQRDALGNIVFSFSLEGYKTFFDPLYLGIYWDTIVLSVLTTLICLIVSYPLAYYIANASPRIQTWGLILITVPFWINFLIRTYAWVLLLRTQGVVNTFLMNLGWIDEPLQMLYTKGAVLLGMVYNFIPFMVLPIYVALEQMDKRLLDAASDLGASRWKAFRHITLPQSKSGIMTGSILVYVSTTGMFVVTDILGGAKSAMISNIIQAQFLGARNWPFGAALSVIFVITSLVLIMLFNRAMQARHQRVKEGRA; translated from the coding sequence ATGAGAAAATCGAAATTCCTCCTGACTCCCGTCCTGCTGTGGCTCTCTTTGTTTCTTATCATTCCGATGCTTATCGTAGTGGGGATCTCGTTTCTACAGCGTGATGCGCTGGGTAACATAGTCTTTTCCTTCAGTCTGGAAGGATATAAGACGTTTTTTGATCCACTTTACCTAGGAATCTACTGGGACACGATTGTCCTGTCGGTGCTGACTACACTGATTTGCCTGATCGTCAGCTATCCCCTGGCCTATTATATAGCCAACGCCTCCCCGCGTATCCAGACGTGGGGTCTCATCCTTATTACTGTACCGTTCTGGATCAATTTTCTGATTCGTACGTATGCCTGGGTGCTGCTGCTTCGGACACAGGGAGTTGTTAACACCTTTCTTATGAATCTGGGATGGATCGATGAACCTTTACAGATGCTGTATACCAAAGGTGCTGTATTGCTGGGGATGGTATACAACTTTATTCCGTTTATGGTGCTGCCGATTTATGTGGCGCTGGAGCAAATGGACAAACGTCTTCTTGACGCGGCGAGTGACTTGGGTGCCTCCCGCTGGAAAGCGTTCCGTCATATTACACTGCCCCAGAGCAAATCCGGTATTATGACGGGTTCGATTCTAGTTTATGTATCGACGACGGGTATGTTTGTCGTTACGGATATTTTGGGCGGCGCAAAGTCAGCCATGATCAGCAACATTATACAGGCACAATTTCTCGGGGCCCGGAACTGGCCTTTCGGGGCTGCGTTGTCGGTTATTTTCGTGATTACCTCGCTGGTGCTGATTATGCTGTTTAACCGGGCGATGCAAGCCCGCCACCAACGTGTGAAGGAGGGGAGAGCATGA
- a CDS encoding ABC transporter ATP-binding protein: MHMIELVQVEKQFQGQAVVHPLSLSIKEGEFLTLLGPSGCGKTTILRMIAGFEQPTEGEVWLAGQNVTDTPANKRDLNLVFQHYALFPHMTVEDNIAFGLKMKKTPRAQIKERVAEAVTMTQLTPLVDRYPHQLSGGQQQRVAIARAIANKPKVLLLDEPLGALDLQLRKNLQSELKHLQRTLGITFVYVTHDQEEAMMLSDRIVIMNNGKVEQIGTPREIYARPQTLFAATFVGENNIFSSPEGLFAVRPEKIIPQRGPGAKKTGVIEDVQYLGNVHKLMVQLENEPMRVTIALDFTDDEPWEVGETIGLNWNARDEVGIGS; this comes from the coding sequence ATGCATATGATTGAACTTGTCCAGGTAGAAAAACAATTTCAAGGACAAGCGGTCGTGCATCCGCTGTCGCTCTCCATTAAGGAAGGGGAATTCCTGACTTTGCTGGGCCCCAGCGGCTGCGGCAAGACGACAATCCTCCGTATGATTGCAGGATTCGAACAGCCGACGGAAGGGGAAGTGTGGCTCGCCGGGCAGAACGTGACCGATACGCCGGCGAACAAGCGAGATTTGAATCTCGTTTTTCAACATTATGCCTTATTCCCGCACATGACCGTAGAAGACAATATAGCTTTTGGTTTGAAAATGAAAAAAACACCCCGTGCGCAGATTAAGGAACGCGTAGCGGAAGCCGTAACAATGACGCAGCTTACTCCGCTAGTGGACCGTTATCCGCACCAGCTTTCCGGTGGGCAGCAGCAACGTGTTGCCATTGCCAGAGCAATTGCAAACAAGCCGAAGGTGCTGTTGCTGGATGAGCCGCTTGGTGCGCTCGATTTGCAGCTTCGCAAAAACCTGCAGTCCGAACTGAAACATCTGCAGCGTACGCTCGGGATTACGTTTGTTTATGTAACGCATGATCAAGAAGAAGCGATGATGCTATCTGACCGAATCGTGATTATGAACAACGGGAAGGTCGAGCAGATCGGAACACCGCGTGAAATATACGCCAGACCGCAGACTCTATTCGCTGCAACCTTTGTTGGAGAGAACAACATCTTCTCTTCACCCGAAGGGCTTTTTGCCGTGCGTCCCGAAAAAATCATTCCGCAGCGCGGACCGGGCGCCAAGAAGACGGGTGTCATCGAGGACGTTCAGTATCTCGGCAATGTGCATAAGCTGATGGTACAGCTCGAGAACGAACCGATGAGGGTTACGATTGCGCTTGACTTCACGGATGATGAGCCTTGGGAAGTCGGTGAAACAATCGGACTGAACTGGAATGCGAGGGATGAGGTGGGCATCGGGTCATGA